Proteins from a single region of Candidatus Binatia bacterium:
- a CDS encoding VOC family protein, producing the protein MSERAHYPPGVPCWVDTLQPDPEAATRFYAALFGWQIIGPGETPGSPPGKYFVAQSRGLDVAGIGSLPQRGAPPSAFWNTYVAVDNLDDACAKAANAGGAVVVPPTDAPPAGRLAAISDPSGATLSLWEARDRVGARCVNEPAAWAMSALLTHDPEGAKRFYRDVFGWQSDTFTPGGAEVTLFRLPGFVGGEPQQPVPRDVVAVALPLGADVPTGVPAHWSVDFWIDDADAAAAKAGQLGGSAMTPPHDAPGFRRCVLADPQGAVFSLSQLVRF; encoded by the coding sequence ATGAGCGAACGCGCGCACTATCCGCCCGGCGTCCCCTGTTGGGTCGACACGCTGCAACCCGATCCGGAGGCCGCAACGCGCTTCTACGCCGCGCTCTTCGGGTGGCAGATCATCGGCCCGGGTGAGACGCCGGGCTCGCCACCGGGCAAGTACTTCGTCGCGCAGTCACGCGGACTCGACGTCGCGGGCATCGGTTCGCTGCCGCAGCGCGGCGCGCCGCCGAGCGCGTTCTGGAACACGTACGTCGCCGTCGACAACCTCGACGACGCGTGCGCCAAAGCTGCGAACGCGGGCGGCGCGGTCGTCGTGCCGCCGACCGACGCGCCGCCCGCGGGAAGACTCGCGGCGATCAGCGACCCGTCCGGTGCGACGCTCTCCTTATGGGAGGCGCGGGATCGCGTGGGTGCGCGGTGCGTCAACGAGCCCGCGGCATGGGCGATGAGCGCGCTCCTCACGCACGACCCCGAGGGCGCTAAGCGCTTCTATCGCGACGTCTTCGGCTGGCAGAGCGACACGTTCACGCCCGGCGGCGCGGAGGTCACGCTCTTCCGGCTTCCCGGTTTCGTCGGCGGCGAGCCGCAGCAGCCGGTGCCCCGCGACGTCGTCGCGGTCGCGCTGCCGCTGGGCGCAGACGTCCCCACGGGCGTCCCGGCGCACTGGAGCGTGGACTTCTGGATCGACGACGCCGACGCGGCGGCGGCGAAGGCCGGGCAGCTCGGCGGCAGCGCCATGACTCCCCCGCACGACGCGCCGGGATTCCGGCGCTGCGTCCTCGCGGATCCGCAGGGCGCCGTCTTCTCTTTAAGTCAACTCGTCCGCTTCTGA
- a CDS encoding alpha/beta hydrolase yields the protein MCPAPPAEASVAQRLVAPYATFESGILRVERFGKPGAQSIVFVPALFCGSWQWNAQIDALSPKYDVLVVTLPGFDGRPMVAGDDLMARAARGLHLLIAQHALHRPILVGHSLGGTLSVYFAEHYPRDITGLVTVEGGYPAAATQSERDASVAKSVAPYHNLPPSRVGPVIRKETLQYTITSKADVAAVEAHAARSDPSAIVAWMQAALSLDLTPGLAKIVVPFTVIIPFDPAIDPYQGFATEAKKRAAYVRWAAHAPNSEVIVIANSRHFVMFDQPQKFERAFEEALLRA from the coding sequence TTGTGCCCTGCGCCGCCGGCCGAGGCGTCCGTAGCGCAGCGTCTCGTCGCGCCCTACGCAACGTTCGAAAGCGGCATCCTGCGCGTCGAGCGCTTCGGCAAACCGGGAGCGCAATCGATCGTCTTCGTGCCCGCGTTGTTCTGCGGCTCGTGGCAGTGGAACGCCCAGATCGACGCGTTATCGCCGAAGTACGACGTCCTCGTCGTGACGCTGCCGGGATTCGACGGGCGGCCGATGGTCGCGGGCGACGACTTGATGGCGCGGGCGGCGCGCGGCCTGCACCTCTTGATCGCGCAGCACGCGCTGCATCGTCCGATCCTCGTCGGGCACAGCCTCGGCGGCACGCTCAGCGTGTACTTTGCGGAGCACTATCCGCGCGATATCACCGGGCTCGTGACGGTGGAGGGCGGCTACCCCGCGGCCGCGACTCAAAGCGAGCGAGATGCGAGCGTCGCGAAGAGCGTCGCGCCGTACCACAACCTGCCGCCGAGTCGGGTCGGGCCTGTTATACGCAAGGAGACCTTGCAGTATACGATCACGTCCAAGGCGGACGTAGCTGCCGTCGAGGCGCATGCCGCCCGCAGCGACCCCTCCGCGATCGTCGCGTGGATGCAGGCGGCTCTCTCGCTCGATCTCACGCCGGGCCTAGCGAAGATCGTCGTGCCGTTCACCGTCATCATCCCATTCGACCCCGCGATCGACCCGTACCAAGGCTTCGCGACCGAGGCCAAAAAGCGGGCGGCGTACGTTCGCTGGGCCGCGCACGCCCCCAATAGCGAGGTGATCGTCATCGCGAATTCGCGGCATTTCGTGATGTTCGATCAGCCGCAGAAGTTCGAGCGCGCGTTCGAAGAGGCGTTACTTAGGGCTTAG
- a CDS encoding glycosyltransferase, whose amino-acid sequence MTPALSIVIPVYDNWWLTARCLRSLDALRNECAFEFETIVVDNASSDETPRTIAEFPWVRYVRHEENRNFAGACNAGVRAARAPVTLLLNNDAYPLGDALTPLLGAFERDDTAIAGGALFFEDGVTQAAGLVLLRNAHWHYYCRNLPASLEAVRTSRDALAVSGAAMAVRTKWFVGEGGFDEAFVNGFEDVDLCLRAREHGRGIAYVADARFAHYEAASAGRFAREAENELRFYARWAKSFAPLPRTERGAVGAISIQRSRRHDPLFAAALDDLEGALRAFGHPVVHGAILPWRRLDRRFRTAATIAWFDDLAKPPGIAVGDDAARSAAIRTRGGAELEVPWLPCASPLRADALKIRRSDDLACHQVGVVGGDYPGIAITPELLLGDRELELACIVHLGLTDLSAFGNVLLAQTGIPAIVLDRAELRAIFAPDVAFIGGRTSLAENVARMVADPAARRRYGELAAADARRRFSPRRSAIRVVDLLCASRYGLERPAP is encoded by the coding sequence ATGACGCCCGCTCTCAGCATCGTCATCCCGGTCTACGACAACTGGTGGCTCACGGCGCGCTGCCTGCGAAGCCTCGACGCACTTCGAAACGAGTGCGCCTTCGAGTTCGAGACGATCGTGGTCGACAACGCTTCGAGCGACGAGACGCCGCGTACGATCGCCGAGTTTCCGTGGGTGCGCTACGTTCGGCACGAGGAGAACCGCAACTTCGCCGGCGCCTGCAACGCCGGCGTGCGCGCGGCGCGAGCGCCCGTGACGCTGCTGCTCAACAACGACGCGTATCCGTTAGGCGATGCGCTGACGCCGCTGCTGGGCGCGTTTGAACGCGACGATACGGCGATCGCCGGCGGCGCGCTGTTCTTCGAGGACGGCGTCACGCAGGCCGCGGGCCTCGTGCTGCTGCGCAACGCACACTGGCACTACTACTGCCGCAATCTGCCGGCGTCGCTCGAGGCGGTTCGAACGTCGCGCGACGCACTCGCCGTCTCGGGCGCCGCGATGGCCGTCCGCACGAAGTGGTTCGTCGGCGAGGGCGGCTTCGACGAGGCGTTCGTCAACGGCTTCGAAGACGTCGATCTCTGCCTGCGCGCACGCGAGCACGGCCGCGGGATCGCGTACGTCGCGGATGCGCGCTTCGCGCACTACGAGGCCGCGTCGGCGGGGCGATTCGCGCGCGAGGCCGAGAACGAGCTGCGATTCTACGCACGCTGGGCGAAGAGCTTCGCGCCGCTACCGCGCACAGAGCGCGGTGCGGTCGGCGCGATTTCGATTCAGCGTTCGCGGCGCCACGATCCGCTGTTCGCCGCCGCGCTAGATGATCTCGAGGGGGCGCTGCGCGCGTTCGGCCATCCCGTCGTGCACGGCGCGATTCTGCCGTGGCGCAGGCTCGACCGGCGGTTCCGCACGGCCGCGACGATCGCATGGTTCGACGATCTCGCGAAGCCGCCGGGCATCGCGGTCGGCGACGATGCTGCGCGCTCCGCAGCGATTCGCACGCGCGGCGGCGCGGAGCTCGAGGTGCCGTGGCTGCCGTGCGCGTCGCCACTTCGCGCCGACGCGCTCAAGATTCGCCGTTCAGACGACCTGGCGTGCCACCAGGTCGGCGTCGTCGGCGGCGACTATCCGGGAATCGCCATTACGCCGGAGCTGCTTTTGGGCGATCGCGAGCTTGAGCTGGCCTGCATCGTCCATCTCGGCTTGACGGATCTCAGCGCGTTCGGCAACGTGCTGCTGGCGCAGACCGGCATTCCCGCGATCGTCCTCGACCGCGCCGAGCTGCGTGCGATCTTCGCGCCCGATGTCGCTTTCATCGGTGGACGGACGTCGCTCGCGGAGAACGTCGCCCGCATGGTCGCCGATCCGGCGGCGCGTCGGCGCTACGGCGAGCTCGCGGCAGCCGACGCGCGCCGCCGCTTCTCGCCACGCCGCAGTGCGATCCGTGTCGTCGATCTGCTCTGCGCGTCGCGCTACGGGTTGGAACGCCCGGCGCCGTAA
- a CDS encoding hydantoinase/oxoprolinase family protein has protein sequence MAERRALRVGIDVGGTFTDLVAVESWSGRAVTRKVASTPREPQRAVMQALIALSGEYEPRPALEFLAHSTTIATNALLGQLGLELPRTALVTTHGFRDVIEIGRQNRSEVYNLFVERPRPLVARDDRLTVRERMDHLGNVLEPLDESSVAETCDALQRRGVAAVAVCLLHSYANDAHERRVTDAIAAALPEARIARSSEIDPEYREYERFSTTVVNAALAPIVEAYLERLIRELREHGIDTPLYVMRSDGGMAAAQRVAARPAAIVESGPASGAIATAALGRRTGAQRLLSFDMGGTTAKAGTILDGVAQVAHEFEAAGRTHSGRSVKGSGYPVRFPFVDLAEVSAGGGTIAWIDDAGALRVGPLSAGADPGPACYGVSDRPTVTDASVVLGRLNQEHLLGGAFKIDASRARASIATLAERLARGIEETAAGIVALVDDAMAKVLRIVTVERGLDPRDFVLVAFGGGGPLHACAVASELQIARALVPAHPGLFSAFGLLEADLHANDVRPILRSTGDSDAAALALFFDESESRARDELLAQGAHPATIAFRREYDARYRGQSFELTIEHDPDPAEVAQRFHQAHHARYGYAVPDETVELVNARLTASGKIARGDRQVMLRQAQHDKGGNSKRDVWIDGSFVKVDVHQRDALADGARLEGPAIVEEYDSTTWVAPGWSLRVEGDLLGLGRETR, from the coding sequence ATGGCAGAGCGCCGAGCGTTGCGCGTGGGCATCGACGTCGGCGGAACGTTCACCGATCTCGTTGCCGTCGAGTCGTGGAGCGGGCGCGCCGTCACGCGCAAGGTCGCGAGCACGCCGCGCGAGCCGCAGCGCGCCGTGATGCAAGCGCTGATCGCGCTGTCGGGCGAGTACGAGCCGCGTCCGGCACTGGAGTTCCTCGCCCACTCGACGACGATCGCCACCAACGCGCTGCTCGGCCAGCTCGGGCTCGAGCTGCCGCGCACCGCGCTCGTCACGACGCACGGATTCCGCGACGTCATCGAGATCGGCCGCCAAAACCGCAGCGAGGTCTACAACCTCTTCGTCGAGCGTCCGCGTCCGTTGGTTGCGCGCGACGATCGCCTGACGGTGCGCGAGCGCATGGATCATCTCGGGAACGTCCTGGAGCCGCTCGACGAGTCCTCCGTCGCCGAGACCTGCGATGCGCTGCAACGCCGCGGGGTCGCGGCGGTCGCAGTTTGCCTGCTGCATTCCTATGCAAACGACGCGCACGAGCGCCGCGTGACCGACGCGATCGCCGCCGCGCTGCCCGAGGCGCGGATCGCGCGATCGTCGGAGATCGATCCGGAGTATCGCGAGTACGAGCGCTTCTCGACGACGGTCGTCAACGCCGCGTTGGCGCCGATCGTCGAGGCCTATCTCGAGCGGCTGATACGCGAACTGCGCGAGCACGGAATCGACACGCCGCTGTACGTGATGCGCAGCGACGGCGGGATGGCCGCAGCACAGCGCGTCGCGGCGCGACCGGCCGCGATCGTCGAGAGCGGGCCGGCGAGTGGGGCGATCGCGACAGCCGCGCTCGGCCGGCGCACCGGCGCGCAACGACTGCTGTCGTTCGACATGGGCGGAACGACGGCCAAGGCCGGCACGATTCTCGACGGCGTAGCGCAGGTCGCGCACGAGTTCGAGGCCGCCGGCCGCACGCACAGCGGACGCTCCGTCAAAGGCAGCGGCTATCCCGTGCGTTTTCCGTTCGTCGATCTGGCCGAGGTGAGCGCGGGCGGCGGCACGATCGCGTGGATCGACGACGCCGGCGCGCTGCGCGTCGGCCCACTCTCGGCCGGCGCCGATCCCGGACCGGCATGCTATGGCGTCTCCGATCGGCCGACCGTCACCGACGCGAGCGTCGTGCTGGGACGCTTGAACCAGGAGCACTTGCTTGGCGGTGCCTTTAAGATCGACGCATCGCGCGCGCGCGCCTCCATCGCGACGCTGGCCGAACGCCTCGCACGCGGTATCGAGGAAACCGCCGCAGGCATCGTCGCGCTCGTCGACGACGCGATGGCCAAGGTGCTGCGCATCGTCACCGTCGAGCGCGGACTCGATCCGCGCGACTTCGTGCTCGTCGCTTTCGGCGGCGGCGGCCCGCTGCACGCGTGCGCGGTCGCGAGCGAGCTGCAGATTGCGCGCGCCCTCGTTCCGGCGCATCCCGGCCTCTTCTCGGCATTCGGGCTGCTCGAGGCCGACCTGCACGCCAACGACGTGCGTCCGATCCTGCGCTCAACGGGCGACTCCGACGCCGCGGCGCTCGCGCTTTTCTTCGACGAGAGCGAGTCGCGCGCGCGCGACGAGCTGCTCGCGCAAGGCGCGCACCCCGCGACGATCGCGTTTCGGCGCGAGTACGACGCGCGCTATCGCGGACAGAGCTTCGAGCTCACGATCGAACACGACCCCGATCCCGCCGAGGTCGCGCAGCGTTTCCATCAAGCCCACCATGCCCGCTACGGTTACGCGGTGCCGGACGAGACGGTGGAGCTCGTCAACGCGCGCCTGACCGCAAGTGGAAAGATAGCGCGAGGTGATCGTCAGGTCATGCTCCGACAGGCGCAGCATGACAAGGGAGGCAATTCGAAGCGCGACGTGTGGATCGACGGATCGTTTGTAAAGGTGGACGTGCATCAACGCGACGCCCTGGCGGACGGTGCGCGACTCGAGGGTCCGGCGATCGTCGAGGAGTACGACAGCACGACGTGGGTCGCGCCGGGCTGGTCGTTGAGAGTCGAAGGCGACCTGCTCGGTCTAGGGCGGGAGACGAGATGA
- a CDS encoding hydantoinase B/oxoprolinase family protein — MIDPIAAEIAKSALVYASEEMGIAVRNSAYSPNIKERLDHSCALFDPLGRLIAQAEHIPVHLGSLPWGLRRMLAIVELDHGGVRQGEMWVANDPYVTGTHLNDVTVVRPVFFQGRLAGYAANKAHHADVGGAVPGSMPSDAKDLFAEGVVVPPLRLVEGDRVVGSTVDLFRANSRTPDARSGDLRAQVAGNYTGERRLLELYERYGFDGVEAAIARALDDSELRMRAALRAIGDGVFEATDYLEDLGGAPSIAIALRLELRDGSAELDYSGTSPQVGFPLNAVFGVTLSGVHYALRAVTDPTIPMNDGCLRPVAVRAPLGSLLNPRRPSPVSGGNVETSMRNAEVVLQALARAAPERVPACSGGTMSNVMLGGTRPDGETWAFYETNGCGMGARPNSDGIDGIHCHMTNTLNTPIEAIEREFPLRVARYELADATGGAGLHRGGNGLIRALQLIEGSARATLLADRHTLRPPGARGGESGACGRHTLERDGTETPLRAKTTLPLEPGDVLAIQTPGGGGYGAGRSNP, encoded by the coding sequence ATGATCGATCCGATCGCGGCGGAGATCGCGAAGAGCGCGCTGGTCTACGCATCGGAAGAGATGGGGATCGCGGTGCGCAACAGCGCGTACTCGCCTAACATCAAGGAGCGTCTGGATCATTCGTGCGCGCTGTTCGATCCGCTCGGGCGCTTGATCGCACAGGCCGAGCACATTCCCGTGCATCTCGGCTCGCTGCCGTGGGGGCTGCGGCGCATGCTGGCCATCGTCGAGCTCGATCACGGCGGCGTGCGCCAGGGCGAGATGTGGGTCGCGAACGATCCGTACGTCACCGGCACGCACTTAAACGACGTCACGGTCGTGCGTCCGGTCTTCTTCCAAGGCCGGCTTGCCGGCTACGCGGCGAACAAGGCCCATCACGCCGACGTCGGCGGCGCCGTGCCCGGCTCGATGCCGTCCGACGCGAAGGATCTCTTCGCGGAGGGGGTCGTCGTGCCGCCGCTGCGCCTCGTTGAGGGCGATCGCGTCGTCGGATCGACCGTCGATCTCTTTCGCGCTAACTCGCGCACGCCCGACGCGCGCAGCGGCGATCTGCGCGCGCAGGTGGCGGGAAATTACACGGGCGAGCGGCGCCTCCTGGAACTCTATGAGCGCTACGGCTTCGACGGCGTCGAGGCCGCGATCGCCCGAGCACTCGACGACAGCGAGCTGCGCATGCGCGCCGCGCTGCGTGCGATCGGCGACGGAGTCTTCGAGGCGACCGACTATCTCGAAGACCTCGGCGGCGCGCCGAGCATCGCGATCGCGCTGCGCCTCGAGCTGCGCGACGGAAGCGCCGAGCTGGATTATTCGGGAACGTCGCCGCAAGTCGGCTTCCCGCTCAACGCCGTCTTCGGCGTGACGCTCTCCGGCGTGCACTACGCGCTGCGTGCCGTCACCGATCCGACCATCCCGATGAACGACGGGTGCTTGCGCCCCGTCGCGGTGCGCGCGCCGCTCGGCTCGCTGCTCAATCCGCGACGGCCCTCGCCGGTGTCGGGCGGGAACGTCGAGACGAGCATGCGCAACGCGGAGGTCGTGCTGCAGGCGCTCGCACGAGCAGCGCCGGAGCGCGTGCCCGCGTGCAGCGGTGGGACGATGAGCAACGTGATGCTCGGCGGAACGCGGCCGGATGGCGAGACCTGGGCGTTCTACGAGACGAACGGCTGCGGCATGGGCGCCCGCCCGAACTCAGACGGCATCGACGGCATCCACTGCCACATGACCAACACGCTGAACACGCCGATCGAGGCGATCGAACGCGAGTTTCCGCTGCGCGTCGCGCGCTACGAGCTCGCCGACGCGACGGGCGGCGCGGGCCTGCACCGCGGCGGAAACGGCTTGATTCGCGCGCTGCAGCTGATCGAAGGCTCCGCGCGCGCCACGCTGCTCGCCGATCGCCACACGCTGCGTCCACCCGGTGCGCGCGGCGGCGAATCCGGCGCGTGCGGGCGGCACACGCTGGAGCGCGACGGCACCGAGACACCGCTGCGTGCGAAGACCACGCTGCCGCTCGAGCCCGGCGACGTGCTCGCGATTCAAACGCCGGGTGGCGGCGGTTACGGCGCCGGGCGTTCCAACCCGTAG
- a CDS encoding VOC family protein produces MQNITPFLWFDDNAEEAVNFYVTTFKNSKIGSVNRWGEGDSVLTIDFVLDGTDFVALNGGRTKPDGEDLGSQFDLNASSAVSFVVSCKTQADVDDVWEKLLPGGETMQCGWIRDKFGVTWQIVPEGMLHLFRDPDPKRAQRAMAAMMEMVKLDINAMRKAANS; encoded by the coding sequence ATGCAAAACATCACGCCGTTCTTATGGTTTGACGATAACGCCGAAGAGGCGGTCAACTTTTACGTCACGACCTTCAAGAACTCGAAAATCGGTTCGGTCAATCGCTGGGGCGAGGGAGATTCGGTTTTGACGATCGACTTCGTGCTCGACGGCACGGACTTCGTCGCGCTCAACGGAGGGCGTACGAAGCCCGACGGCGAGGACCTCGGCTCGCAATTCGACCTGAACGCGTCGTCGGCCGTGTCGTTCGTCGTGAGCTGCAAGACGCAGGCCGACGTCGACGACGTCTGGGAAAAGCTGCTGCCGGGCGGCGAGACGATGCAGTGCGGCTGGATCCGCGACAAGTTCGGCGTCACCTGGCAGATCGTGCCGGAAGGCATGCTCCACCTGTTCCGCGATCCCGATCCTAAGCGGGCACAGCGCGCGATGGCCGCGATGATGGAGATGGTGAAGCTCGACATCAACGCGATGCGCAAAGCTGCTAACTCCTGA